Proteins from a single region of Kluyveromyces lactis strain NRRL Y-1140 chromosome C complete sequence:
- the SPB1 gene encoding 27S pre-rRNA (guanosine2922-2'-O)-methyltransferase (similar to uniprot|P25582 Saccharomyces cerevisiae YCL054W SPB1 AdoMet-dependent methyltransferase involved in rRNA processing and 60S ribosomal subunit maturation methylates G2922 in the putative tRNA docking site of the large subunit rRNA and in the absence of snR52 U2921 suppressor of PAB1 mutants), with the protein MGKKTQKKNSKGRLDKYYYLAKEKGYRARSSFKIIQINEKYGHFLEKSKVVIDLCAAPGSWCQVASNLCPVNSLIIGVDIVPMKTMPNVITFQSDITTEDCRSKLRGYMKTWKADTVLHDGAPNVGLSWAQDAFTQSHLTLQALKLAVENLVVGGTFVTKIFRSKDYNKLIWVFQQLFEKVEATKPPASRNVSAEIFVVCKNFKAPKKLDPRLLDPKEVFEELPDGPQNMEAKVFNPEKKVRKRGGYEEGDYLLYHETGLMDFMKSEDPITMLGEYNKFIVDEEDHDWKIVKKLKQTTKEFLACIEDLKVLGRKDFKMILKWRKAARELLGLDEEEEKPEIEETPLTEEEQIEKELNTLQEKQRLSVKREKRKKNEMKQKEIVRMQLNMINPVDIGIEAAELGRESIFNLKTAEKTGILDKLAKGKRRMIFDQNELAIDNDIHIDENAPLDDRDELAEADELESQLDAMYSNYKERKSERDAKFRAKQARESSEADNWNGFEDKQSDEENEEETKDYVDDDDNSDLSDSDDDEAINQLIAKLKSRENSSKLSSKARALFSDSLFEGVEPDLPGKADLADSESVGDVKQLTKKRKLNPLPAEQISEAESSDEDSDFEIVANNEDGDVDSEYDSEEEAKRTKQEKHSKDIDIATVEAMTLAHQLALGHKTKHDLIEEGFNRYSFRDMENLPEWFVEEEKQHSKINKPITKEAAMAIKDKLKALNARPIKKVAEAKARKKHRAVARLEKLKKKAGLINDDSDKSEKDKAEEIAKLMRKVTKKAKQKPKVTVVVASGKNRGLSGRPKGVKGKYKMVDGVLKNEQRALKRIAKKHHKK; encoded by the coding sequence ATGGGTAAGAAGAcgcaaaagaagaattccAAAGGTCGTTTAGATAAGTACTATTACCTTGCTAAGGAAAAGGGCTACAGAGCTCgttcttccttcaaaatcattcaaatcaatgaaaagtATGGACATTTTTTGGAGAAGTCGAAGGTCGTTATCGATTTATGTGCTGCACCAGGTTCCTGGTGTCAAGTGGCTTCCAACTTGTGTCCTGTTAACTCCTTGATTATTGGTGTCGATATTGTTCCGATGAAAACTATGCCAAACGTTATTACTTTCCAAAGTGATATCACAACGGAAGATTGTAGATCGAAATTAAGAGGGTACATGAAGACGTGGAAAGCCGACACCGTTTTACACGATGGTGCTCCAAATGTTGGTTTGAGTTGGGCTCAAGATGCCTTCACACAGTCTCATTTAACACTGCAAGCCTTAAAATTAGCCGTTGAAAATTTAGTAGTTGGTGGTACATTTGTAACGAAGATCTTCAGATCCAAAGATTACAACAAGCTAATTTGGGTATTTCAACAGCTCTTCGAAAAGGTGGAGGCAACCAAACCTCCTGCTTCCAGAAATGTTTCTGCGGAAATTTTCGTTGTCTGCAAAAATTTCAAGGCCCCTAAGAAGTTGGATCCAAGGCTATTAGACCCAAAGGAagtctttgaagaattacCAGATGGTCCACAAAACATGGAAGCCAAGGTTTTTAATCCAGAAAAAAAGGTCAGAAAAAGAGGTGGTTACGAGGAAGGTGATTATTTGTTATACCATGAAACTGGTCTTATGGACTTTATGAAATCAGAAGACCCAATAACTATGCTTGGagaatataataaattcatcgtagacgaagaagatcatGACTGGAAAATtgtgaagaaattaaagcAAACCACCAAAGAATTCTTGGCATGTATCGAAGATTTAAAGGTTCTTGGTAgaaaagatttcaagatgatCCTAAAATGGAGAAAAGCAGCTAGAGAACTTTTAGGCttggatgaagaggaagaaaaaccaGAGATTGAGGAAACACCTTTgacagaagaagagcagattgaaaaagaactaaATACTCTACAGGAGAAACAAAGGTTGTCTGTTAAGCGtgagaagagaaagaagaacgaaatgaaacagaagGAAATTGTTCGTATGCAATTAAATATGATCAATCCAGTAGACATTGGTATCGAAGCTGCAGAGTTAGGTAGAGAatcaattttcaatttgaaaactgCAGAAAAAACGGGTATCCTTGATAAACTTGCCAAGGGTAAGAGAAGAATGATATTTGATCAAAATGAATTAGCCATAGATAACGATATCCacattgatgaaaatgCGCCTCTGGATGATCGTGATGAGCTCGCTGAGGCTGATGAACTAGAATCCCAACTTGATGCCATGTACAGTAACTATAAGGAACGCAAGTCAGAAAGAGATGCAAAGTTTAGAGCTAAGCAAGCCCGTGAATCCAGTGAAGCGGACAACTGGAATGGATTCGAGGACAAACAAAGTGATGAAGAgaacgaagaagaaactaagGATTATGTTGACGACGATGACAACTCGGATCTTTCAGACtctgacgatgatgaagcTATCAATCAGTTGATAgcaaaattgaaaagtagAGAAAACAGCAGCAAGTTAAGTTCTAAAGCTCGCGCGCTATTTTCCGATTCTTTATTCGAGGGAGTTGAACCAGATTTACCTGGTAAGGCGGATCTTGCGGATTCAGAGTCTGTGGGTGATGTCAAACAActaacaaagaaaagaaaattgaatcCACTTCCTGCAGAGCAGATTTCTGAAGCCGAATCTTCCGACGAAGATAGTGATTTCGAAATCGTCGCAAACAACGAAGATGGCGATGTAGACTCTGAGTATGATTCCGAAGAAGAGGCAAAGAGGACAAAACAAGAGAAACATTCCAAAGACATTGATATTGCGACCGTTGAAGCTATGACTCTAGCTCATCAATTGGCATTAGGTCACAAAACGAAACATGATTTAATCGAAGAGGGTTTCAATAGATATTCTTTCCGTGATATGGAAAACCTGCCCGAATGGttcgttgaagaagaaaaacaacATTCCAAAATTAATAAGCCTATCACCAAAGAAGCAGCCATGGCAATAAAGGATAAACTGAAGGCTCTAAATGCCAGACCCATCAAAAAAGTTGCTGAAGCTAAAGCCAGGAAGAAGCACCGTGCTGTTGCTCGTTtagaaaagttgaagaagaaggctgGTCTAATTAATGATGACAGCGATAAATCTGAAAAGGACAAGgctgaagaaattgcaAAATTGATGAGAAAGGTTACCAAGAAAGCAAAGCAAAAACCGAAGGTCACAGTTGTGGTTGCAAGTGGTAAGAATAGAGGTCTTTCCGGCAGGCCTAAGGGTGTTAAGGGTAAATATAAGATGGTTGACGGTGTTTTAAAGAACGAACAAAGGGCTTTGAAACGTATCGCTAAAAAGCATCACAAAAAATAA